A part of Thermoplasmatales archaeon genomic DNA contains:
- a CDS encoding ADP-forming succinate--CoA ligase subunit beta encodes MKLLEYQGKELFKSYGIPVPKGEVIEKKDDFKKISNPLPWVLKAQVLVGGRGKAGGIKIAESVEEAERIFDEMVVKGVKGEKVRKILVEEKIGIDKEYYLSFFIDRSSKQYLMMFCSEGGVEIESIAEKVKKMYVNPLVGLQNYHLRKIPQEARGIAKNLFRLFIEKDCELAEINPLIISNGRAIAGDAKIIVDNNAIYRHEELPNEFVELSSLEKEAREKNIAFVQLDGNIGVIANGAGLTMATLDALNEFNGKGGVFLDLGGTDDVEKVKQAFELMAKANQKVILINLFGGITKCDTVAKGIVEFMKERNISQPVVARIKGINEEEAKKMLKDYVITANSLEEAAKKAVEVI; translated from the coding sequence ATGAAATTGCTCGAATACCAGGGAAAAGAACTTTTTAAAAGCTATGGAATTCCAGTGCCAAAAGGAGAAGTTATTGAAAAAAAGGATGATTTTAAAAAAATAAGCAATCCTCTCCCATGGGTTTTGAAGGCACAAGTGCTTGTCGGCGGGCGCGGGAAGGCGGGCGGAATAAAAATTGCTGAAAGCGTTGAAGAGGCGGAGAGAATTTTTGATGAAATGGTTGTTAAGGGTGTGAAAGGGGAGAAAGTAAGGAAAATTCTTGTCGAGGAGAAAATAGGCATAGATAAGGAGTATTATCTGAGTTTTTTTATTGATAGAAGCAGTAAGCAATATCTTATGATGTTCTGCAGTGAGGGAGGGGTTGAAATTGAGAGCATTGCTGAGAAGGTTAAAAAAATGTATGTAAATCCACTTGTTGGCTTGCAAAACTATCATCTCAGAAAAATTCCTCAGGAAGCGAGGGGAATTGCCAAAAACCTATTCAGGCTTTTTATTGAAAAGGACTGTGAGCTTGCTGAAATAAATCCTCTGATAATTTCTAATGGCAGGGCAATAGCGGGAGATGCAAAAATAATTGTTGATAACAATGCAATTTACCGCCATGAAGAACTTCCAAATGAATTTGTTGAACTCTCCTCTCTTGAAAAAGAGGCGAGGGAAAAGAATATTGCATTTGTTCAGCTTGATGGAAACATAGGGGTGATTGCAAATGGGGCTGGCTTGACGATGGCAACTCTTGATGCACTTAATGAATTCAATGGAAAGGGAGGTGTATTCCTTGATTTGGGAGGAACCGATGATGTAGAAAAGGTAAAGCAAGCATTTGAATTGATGGCAAAGGCAAATCAAAAAGTAATATTGATAAATTTATTTGGAGGGATAACGAAATGTGATACTGTTGCAAAAGGAATTGTCGAGTTCATGAAAGAGAGGAATATCAGCCAGCCGGTTGTGGCGAGAATTAAGGGAATTAATGAAGAGGAAGCAAAGAAAATGCTTAAAGATTATGTTATAACCGCAAACTCTCTTGAAGAAGCTGCAAAAAAAGCGGTTGAGGTGATTTAA